The Flavobacterium sp. 1 genome contains the following window.
CTTACATCTAAAGAAGCCGTAAAAGATTCATTGTTTGTATATGTTGCTTTAGAAAAACGCATAAGCGGAACAACCGGAGCTGAAAACTGCCTGAATTCTTCTGCTGAAATCAACCCTTTACTATCCCAAAAAGCATCCAGTAAACCTACTAAAGCTGTTCCCTGACCTGGAAAATCATGCAGATCCAATAATTGAAAACCACTGATTCCTGCTGTTTTCAAAGCTCGTTCTATTTCTTCTTTATAAAGTATTACAGCCAATTTTCCTGAAGCCTTAGTATAATCGGCTGCTTTGCTGATTAATCCTTTTCGTTCTAAATCTTCTTTAACCGATTTAAAATTGATGGGATCTAAAACTCCTGTGTACTTAGAAATCTCATCTATTTTCGGGTAAACAGCATACTGCCCTATTTCATGCGTAATCAAAGGCACAGTCATTCCTTCTACAGAAGCGACATAATCTTTATTGAATGTTGGTGATTCGCTGTTAAAAACGCCTTGACCGCGAACCCAGCCTTTTTTAGTCCATTGCGTAATAAAGAAATCATCTTCGGTCTCGGGCCAAACGCCATGTTCTTTTTCGAAAGTAAAAGAAGTTGTAGTGTACAAATGTCTGCTATCTTTAGCTTTTAGACTATTCATCAATTTGGTCAAAACCGTCATATCTCCTTGTAACTCATTCCCCATAGACCACATACAAAAGGAAGGATGATTGCCATATTCATCTATCATACGCTGGGCTTCTGCATATAAGAAGTCAGTTGTTTTTTGATCTTCTCCTATTTTTAGCGTCCAAACCGGCAATTCCACTTGAAGATAAAATCCCATTTCATCTGCTACTTCGAATGCAGCTTCCGGAGGACACCACGAGTGAAAACGCAGGTGGTTTAATCCCCAGTTTTTAGCAGTTCCAAATACTTTTCTCCAGCCTTCTTTGTCCATTGGCGCATGCCCAGTAAGCGGGAAAATATCACATTCCAGCGTTCCTCTTAAAAACACAGGCTGATCATTAATCGTCAAAACTGATCCTTTTTTAGAAAAACTGCGCATTCCAAAATCGGCAGAAATCTGAGATTGATTTTTTTCCGCCTTTAGTTCCGCTTTTAATTCATATAACTCAGGAGAAAACTCACTCCAAAGTTTTACATCTTTGCCCATATCATAATCAACAGCAACAACAGATTCTCCTGCTTTGATTTGAATCTCTTTTTGAAACGCTTCAACTGCAATTTTGCTTTTTTTATTTACAGCAGTAATCGTTAAAACTCCTTTTGCTGATTTTGTTGTATTGTTATTAAGCCTAAATTCCAATTTTGCTTTTCCTGCACTGACATCCGGTTTTACCTGTAGATTGGCAATACGAATAGCATCAAAAGCTTCGATTTCCATCTTGCCAATAATTCCGTTCCAAATAATCTGCGTTTCATTGGTATAAGCATGCGCCATATTATCTACGCTGATATCAAATTGTTTCCGATTGTCCAAACGAATCGTTATGCGGTGCGTTTTTCCGGCTGTTAGATATTTCGAAAGATCAAAATAATGAGGAGCGATAAGGCTGTTTTGTTCTGTTTCGACTTCTTTTCCATCAATCCAAACCTTTGTTTGCCAAATTACACGCTCCAGCTTCAATATAAATTCTTTTCCTTTCCAATTATCAGGCACCGTTATCTCACGAGTGTACCAAGCAGCACCCAGATAACTGTTTTTTCGGGTCAAATGACTCATTTGAAGTTTCTCTAAACTTGGCTTTAACTTATTAGCCACTCCAAGACCTGCATCATCTGTAGTCCCAGGTAATTTCATTAGCTGTTTAAAAGCCATATTCTGCCAACCATTTTTAAGTCCAATATCAGTGCTGTCTAACTGAACGGTCCAGTCGCCGGCTATATTCATTACCAGTTTATCTCCAGAATTCCATGAAGAGAGGAGAACTAATAACAAAACAGCTGTTATGATATGTTTGATTTTCATTTGATTAAATTTTATAATTAAACATTTTGTTTGATTATCAAGATGATATTATAGTAAAAACTGTTAATTGTATATAGATAATCTTATTTAAACACATAGAAACATAGTTTTTGTAAGCTCAAAAATAGGCGTTTCACTTATATCTAAAAGACACATAGTTCTAGCTATGTGGAAGAAATGTATTTCTTTTTTATATACTTTTTCAATAAATAAAAATCTATGTTTCTATGTGTTTAATCATTACAACTAACCAGTTGAGGGAACTTTCTATTTACGAAAGGTCTGTTTATTACTATCTAATTGTTTTACTTTTTGATAATATATCTCAGATTCAAATTCATTTCCTAGTCCGCTGTGTCCTAAAGCCATCACATAATAGCAATGCACCTGATTACGAATATTTAAATCATCATCCCAAATGGCCAAATCCGGAAGTGAAACTGCAAAATAATCGATTCTGGACTTTTCGAACAAATATTTTTCACCATGTGCCAGCAATTTATTGAAACGGCTTCGGGCTTTATCATCATCTCCCAATTCGCGCCAAGCCAATCCCTGATAAAAAATCTTATCCGGCTGCTGATCGTTATAGAAAAATGCCTGAACAGGTTCGGAAGAGCCAAGCGTTGCCTGAATAAAATTGGCATTAGCATTTTCTAAATCACCAAGACCTTTATAGGCCAATCCTTTATAATAAAACACTTCGTTTTCTTCGGCATTTTTCAATTTGCCTTCACCTAAATTATGCGGATAAAATTCGGTTTCTTTCAGCAATTGCACTGCCTCTGCAAAACGGTTTTCTGAAATTGCAATTTTTGCCAGTTCTACTCTGCACAACGTATATTGCCCAGTTACTTTTCCTTCTCCGCCTTCCCACGGATGGAATTTTCGTTTCGAAATTAACTCTTTTGCAATAGAATATTTCCCTGTTTGATTGTAAAGCGTGATACGTTCGATACATAAATCATCGCGTTCTTCGACTAAATTTGGATATTGATTTAAAACTTCTAATCTGAATTCCGGAGATTTACCAATTTTCTTGTAAAGCTGGTCCAGCTCCATAAAGATCCTTGAATCTGTTGTGTCTAAAGCAAATGCTTTTTCCAACATTTCCTGAGCCTTAATTTTATCATTTGTCTTATTGAAATAAGCAAGTGCTAGATTTCTCAACAATGTTGGAAATTTATCATCTATGCTATGTGACAATTCCCAGCATTTTACAGCATCCTCATATTGACGGAATGCATACCAGAAATTCCCTAAATAATAAGGTGCTTTGGCGTCTTTTGGATTTAATTTAATGGCATCTTGCAAAATAGTTACTTCTTCAATTCGATTTGGAAAACACTTTTCTGGCGATTGTAAAGATGCTTTTTTATACCACTCAATTGCCTCATTTGTGTTTCCTTCCATCGAAGCAAAATAACCTAAAGCATAATATACCATCGGGTAAACCTCATCACTATCTTGTATAGATTCCTGCAATAACTGACTTGCTTCCTCAAACAATCCTGCACCTGCAAAATCCAGTGCATATTCTATATATCCATGTGGCCATTGGCGCATTATGGTATTCATTTCATCTAATACCGACTGCTCATTTGTAATCAAATATTTTTCAAAACGGCATCCCATATTGAAACGGTCGATTTTGATCGAATCCTCAATCCACGATAAAGCTTCCTGATTTCTGTTTAATTTTCTTAAAATAGAAGCTTTCAATTGGCGGGCTTTATGATTGTGCCAATTGCGGATAAGTGACGATTCTACTCGCTCTAAAGCTTCGGTCCATTCTCCTTTTATACTGTCAATTTGTGCCAAAGCATAAAAACCAGCATCCTGCCACGCTGCATTCCAAGTCGATTTAAAAAGAGAATTATAAGCATCATCGAATTTCCCTTGTAATTTCAAGCAATAACCCAGATTGTATAAAGGTTCACCGTCAATCGGATTTGGATTTCTCTCTGTCAAGACCTCAACTGCGGTTTTAAAATAGGCTTCGGCTTTTTCAAACTGTCCTCTTCTCAACATCAAAAGACCAACAGCATTATTACATCTTACATCTCTAGAATCTCTGCTCAAGGCTTCCAAATAATAATCAAGCGGATTGTAAGTTGCGTGTCTGTATTGCTCTAAATGTAATCCAGTTAAATACAATTGCTCCATAGACGCAATATCTTTTGGATCCAGCGCTGCTTTTGCAGGATCTGGAACAGGCTTTATTTCGGCTTTTTCTTCCTGATATTGAACCAAAATTTTTCCGTTAGAAGTATAAACTGTAAAAACTAAATTTTCTGATTTGATATCTCCAATTAAAACTCTCTTTTTATACGGATTTACAGGAGATATGGTGATTTCATCCTGAAACAAAACAGTATTTTCTTTGTTTTTTAGTTCTATTTTTAAGTTCTCATAAAGACTTGTTGTGTACAAAACCAGATCAGCATCGTTCCCTTCTACTTCAATGTTTATGATCGCATCTTTTGTGGCATTTTTTACATAACCCACTTCGGCATACGGCATAAAATACTGCACCCAAGACTTCTCTTCATAGGCTTGAAGCCAAGAAAAATCAGGCTGGTTGTCTGTAAAAACTCCCGTCATTAATTCGATATACGGACCGTCTTTGTCTGTTAGATTTCTATCCCAAGCAAGACCAAAATCGCCGTTACCCCAAGTCCATTGTTTTTTACCCGGAGAAACATGATGATTGGCAACATGCAGTAATCCTGCCTGTACATTATCTTCATAACCTCCCACAAAATTATATTTGGACTGCACTGCCATATAAGATGTTGGCACCGGAATATTTTTATATTTCGAAATATCGACACCAGCGGAATAATCTTGTTTATAATATTCGCCAGTTGCTATCGGAAATTTAGATACATCTCTTTTTCCGTGGTCAAAAACGGCGTTTACATCCGGCGGAAATACTGATTTGTAACCATCGTTTACTACAACCGCAGGATTTGCCCACCAAAGGAATGTTTGTGGAAACGCTGTACGATTGTATATTTTTACTTTAATCTCAATATAAGCCTTATCAGGATGAAGCGTAAATCCCTGCATTCCTTTGGTTCTAAACATTCTTTCCACTTCATTGCACCAAATGGTTTTGCTTCCGTCTTCGTTTTCTTCGATGCTGTAATCTGTTGGCAAAAAGGTGCTTGGGCGGTGATGCTGAGGCCAGTTGAACTCTATTCCGCCAGAAATCCAAGGCCCTGTAAGCCCTACAAGAGCAGGTTTAATTACTTGATTGTAATACACAAAATGACGCTGTTTTACTTTATCATACGCCATGTGAACACGACCTCCTAATTCCGGCAGAATCATTATTTTTATGTATTTGTTTTCTAAAAATAAAGCGTGATAGGACTTATCAAACTTTTCATCAGATAATTTTTCAACCACAGGATAGGGATATACTGCTCCAGAACTTCCCTGATACACTCGTTTTTCAAGAAATATTGGATTCTTTTCTTCCTCGCCAATTTGGTACGTAGGCAGTAAAACATCTTCTTCCCAAACGCGTACCACGCCGTCTTCGTTGACGGTTGATTGTATCAAATAAGCCGTGATTTTTTCGTCCTGCACGTTTTCATTTATTGATTGTCCCGAAAGTAAATCTTCATTAATTATATTGGATTGATTTACATCTAAAATTATATTCTTCATCTTGTTTTACTATATTATTTTGTCAATTCATTTTCAATTTCCTCTAGTGATTTTCCTTTCGTTTCAGGCAGATAGGCACGAAGGAAAAGATACCCAAGTAAGCATACAAATCCGTAAAGCCAGAATGTACCATAAGATCCCAGACTGCTGTTTAATAATGGAAAAGTATAAGTTAGAATAAAGCAAGCTGTCCAAAGTGAGAAAGTGGATACCGCCATTGCCATTGCACGTATTTTTGTCGGGAATATTTCAGAAAGAACCACCCAGGTAATAGGTGCCAATGTCATTGCATAACATGAAATTGCGGCTATTACAAGGCTTAAAACTGCAATACCTGTTACTTCAAAATAATAACAAGCGCCTAATAAAGCATATATAGAAGCCAACCCAATTGATCCGAAAAGCATTAATGTTCTTCTTCCTAATCTATCTACAAAATACATCCCTACGAATGTGAAGATTACATTCGTCAAACCCGTAATAACGATATTGAATAAAATATCCGAAACGCCATAACCTGCAGCTGAAAATATTTCTTGGGCATAATTAAAAATCACGTTAATACCGCACCATTGCTGAAAGGCAGCGATAACAATTCCCAATAAAAGAATTTTAGGCATTTTACCATCGAAAAGCATTTTATAATTCACTTTTTCTTTGACAACACCAACTCTTGATTTTAGCTGTTCTATTTGTTCTAATGCAAAGGCACTTCCCCCAATTTTTGAAAAGATAGATGCTGCTTTATCATATTTATATTGACTGGCAAGCCATCTCGGGCTTTCGGGTATAACTAATATCAAGGCAAAAAATGCAACAGACGGCACAGCACCAGCCCAAAACATGTATCTCCAGCCCCATTGTCCGTTCCAAGAATTTAAAATATCCTGACCTCCTACAATTGGGTCTGCAATTAACCAATTTACGATCTGAGCCGCCAGTATCCCTATAACAACTGTTAATTGATTGATAGAAACAAATTTCCCTCTGGATTCAGCAGGCGCAATCTCGGCTATATACATGGGTGAAAGATTGGATGCAATACCAATACCAACACCGCCAACAACTCTCCACACAATAAACCACTCAATAGTATCGACCATTCCTGTGCCTGTTGCAGCCAGCGTAAAAAAGAGGGAAGCAACAATCATTAAAGGTTTTCTTCCGTATTTATCAGACAAACTTCCCGAAATCATTACTCCCAACAAACATCCCAAAATGGCGCTACCCATTACCCATCCCTGCATCGAAGGAGAATTGGTAATATTAAAAAAAACTTCATAAAAAGGTTTTGCACCCCCAATTACGACCCAGTCATATCCAAACAGCAATCCGCCCATCGCTGAAACTAATGCAATAAAAAGCAGATAGGAAGAATTATACTTACTCATATTTTTAATTTTTAAATTAATTTAACATTACAAATATCGTTACTCCATTTGGGTGCAAAAATGTAATATTTATGCAAAACATGTATAAAATAACTATTTAGAAGAAATCAATGTTATACTAAAAATAATAAAACATCTTTTTTATGATAAATGTATTTTTTTTGGATTATAATAAACATAAACTGCCTCAAGAATAAAGACAATATCTGACTAAAGCAATCAATTCTGGTCAACATTAAACTATACAATTACAGAATATGTAAATTCTCACGGTTGAGATAAATTTATAGTTAATCGTATTATTTCTTAAATTTGATTTTTAATACTTCTAAAATGATTTCATTTTTGACTAATTTATAATTTGACATGGATCATATAGCTGATGGTTTTAAAGGTGAAAGAGCAATCGTCGTACCTTATAGCATACGTAATTTTCAATCGGGGAATGAATTGACAAAAAATGCATTCATTACTCATATTGGTTATTATCCTAATGCAAAATATCATTTTAGAAAAAGGTCAAAAGGCGCACTTGAAAATATCCTTATTTACTGTGAAAACGGAAAAGGATTTATAACTCTTGAAAATGAGCAGTTTTCGCTTACTAAAGATCAGGCTTTTATCATTCCTGCACACAAAGCGCATAGTTACGAAGCAGAAATATCAAAGCCTTGGAGCATCTATTGGTTACATTTTAAAGGAACTTCAAACTCTTTACACGCTTCTGTTTCCGGAAAAATTTTAAATCTAAACGACAGCAGATCAGCCGACAGATTAAACCTGTTCGAGGAAATTTATCAAAATCTGGAAATGGGTTTTAATCCTGACAATCTGGAGTATTCGAGTATTTGTTTACAGCATTTTTTAGCAAGCCTAAAATATACTGATCAATTTTTAAAAATAAAAACGGCAGACGCAGAGGTTTTAGATGTTATACCACTGAGTATTATTTATATGAAAAATAATTTGACAGCAAAAATCACACTTCATGATATTGCACAGTATGTTGGTTATTCGAGTTCCTATTTTGGGGCTTTGTTTTTAGAGAAAACATCTTTTACTCCCATGGATTATTATAACCAATTAAAAATCCAGAAATCCTGTTCGCTTTTGCAGTTCAGCACCATGAAAATAAAAGAAATTGCTTATCATTTAGGGTATTATGATCCATTCCACTTCTCAAAATCTTTTAGACTGGTAATGGAAATATCACCTAGAGAATACCGACTTAGATACAAAAATCAAGTGTAATCAGCTTTATCGTGCATTAATCAACTATCAACCATACAAATCACAAAAGTGGTTTTTTCGTCATCGTTCCTGTATGCCAAATAACCGCCATGAGCTTCCGCAATGTTTTTGGATAAGGTCAGCCCAATTCCGGCACCTTCTTTTCGGGTGGTAAAAAATGGCAGGAATATTTTGCTTTCAATTTCTTTTTCTATGCCTTTTCCATTATCAGTAATCATGACAAAAACTCTCTTTTCTTTGACTTCTGCCGAAATAATAATCTGTTTATTCAGCATTTCTTTCAAAGTATAAATACAATTCGTTAAAAGATTAATCAATACCTGCTCCATTTGCTGCGGATCAATATTTAGCCTGCGGTCGAAAGCAATCTTGTTTATAACTTCTATTTGCTCTTTTTTAAACAAAGGAGCCATAATCTGCAGACTGTTTTCAATCCATTTTGACAGTTCTACAATTTCTTTTTTTGGCGAAGGCAGCATGGCTAGTTTGCGGTAACTTTCTACAAACTGCTGTAAATGATCGCTTCGCCTAAGCATCGTGGCAACACTGCTTTTCATATCGTCCAAATCTTCTGCCGAAATGGTTTCCTGCTGTACTAAGTCCTGCAGATTCTGAGAAAGTGACCGAATCGGAGTTATTGAATTCAACAGTTCGTGCGAAATCACTTTCATCAGATTGACCCAAGCTTCTTTCTCTTTTTTCTCAATTACATTTTGAATTGAGTCAAGTAAAACAATAAAATAATCCCGATTATAAATTTCGCTTCTCGAAGTCTGCATCACAAATGTTTGAGTGTCTTGCTGATTGACACGTATCTCTAATGACGTTTTAATTTCCTGAAAATTCTGCTCCTCAATAATTTCGCATAGCGAAGGCAAATGATTTTTTAAATACTGCCATTTGGAAACTTTTGGCACATCAAAATGTTTGGAAAAATAATCATTCATTAAAAAAATACTCCAATCCGTTTCTTCCTTTTGCAGAATAATAATTCCTGTTTCGATGTTATTTAAAATAGAACGGTAGACAATTTCTTTTGAAACCTGTTCGTTTTCTTTGCTTTTCAAAGTTTCATACAGCTTGAATAAACTGGAATAATTTTGATACGATTTATGTTTGGAAAAATCGGAGGTAAAATCATTTTGCAAAATCGAAGTAATCGTTCTGTCATAAAGCAGAAAAGCATTTTGGACGTAAAAATACATTTCAATAATGAGCAGAAAAATTATAATCAGGCAAAATACAGCAGTAAAAACCAATCCTTTTTGGAAAAAAAAGATCGAAATTCCTGTACCCGAAAGAATAATAATCAATCGAAGAAAAAGAAGCTGGTATATTTTTAACGATTTATGCATACTAATCGGTGCTGATGTTATATTTCTCTAAACGGCGGTACAATGAAGCTCTTGACAATCCTAATTCTTCGGCAGTTTTGCTGATGTTATTATTGTTCTTAAAAAGGATTTTTTCGATAGCGGTTTTTTCGACAGCCGACAGCTGCATATCGTCTTGATTATCCTCGTAAGCAGTTATTTGTTCCAAATCCAAATCGGAAACAGTAATAAGATTGTTCTCGCAAAGAATCACGGCACGCTCTATTCGGTTTTCCATTTCCCGGATGTTCCCGTTCCAAGCGTGTTTTGCTATTTGTTCCAATGCTTTTTCGTAGAAAGTGATTTCGTCACGTGAATATTTATCAATCATTTTTTGCAGAAGATACTCCGCCAAAGGAATTTTGTCTTCATTTCGTTCCCGCAATGGAGGCAGCACAATTTCCATAGTGTTGATGCGATAATACAAATCTTCTCTAAAATTTTTATCGGTAACTTCCTGTTTCAAATTCAAGTTGGTGGCAGTAATAATACGGACATTTAGTGGTCTCACTTTTGATTCGCCCAATCGAGTTACTGTTTTGGTTTGAATAACCTGCAGGAGTTTTGATTGTAAATGCAACGGAACATTTCCTATTTCATCCAAAAAAATGGTCCCGTTTTGAGCCATTTCAAAACGTCCGGGAGTATCCGTTTTTGCATCGGTAAAAGCGCCTTGGACATAACCAAATAATTCGCTTTCAAATATATTCGAATTCAGTGAACCCAAATCAACATGAATGAAGGGACTATTTTTTCGCTCTGATTGAAGATGAATATGATGTGACAAAACAAATTTACCAGTTCCGTTTTCGCCAAGTATTAAAACATTGGCATCAGTTTTGGCCACTTTATCAGCAAGTGAATAGGCTTTTTTTATAACCTCTGAATTGCCAACGAAAAAATCATCAGAACTTTCAATAACATTAGGTTTCTTTTGCTCTTTCCGGCTTTTATCAACAGCCTGTTTTACAACGCTGAGCAATTTTTCGTTTTCCCAAGGTTTTAAAATATAATCAAAAGCGCCCGATTTTAAGCCTTCAACAGCTGTTTCAACTTTACCAAAAGCTGTCATCAAAATAACGACAGTTTTTGGCGAAAGTGTTTTTATTTCTTTTAACAAATACAAACCTTCCCTCCCATCTTCAAATCCTATTCTATAATTCATATCGAGCAAAACCACATCAATAGTGTTTTT
Protein-coding sequences here:
- a CDS encoding AraC family transcriptional regulator — encoded protein: MDHIADGFKGERAIVVPYSIRNFQSGNELTKNAFITHIGYYPNAKYHFRKRSKGALENILIYCENGKGFITLENEQFSLTKDQAFIIPAHKAHSYEAEISKPWSIYWLHFKGTSNSLHASVSGKILNLNDSRSADRLNLFEEIYQNLEMGFNPDNLEYSSICLQHFLASLKYTDQFLKIKTADAEVLDVIPLSIIYMKNNLTAKITLHDIAQYVGYSSSYFGALFLEKTSFTPMDYYNQLKIQKSCSLLQFSTMKIKEIAYHLGYYDPFHFSKSFRLVMEISPREYRLRYKNQV
- a CDS encoding sigma-54 dependent transcriptional regulator gives rise to the protein MKKTNASILVIDDQEDILFASKMLLKKHFENIFTLNNPKNVVELLAKNTIDVVLLDMNYRIGFEDGREGLYLLKEIKTLSPKTVVILMTAFGKVETAVEGLKSGAFDYILKPWENEKLLSVVKQAVDKSRKEQKKPNVIESSDDFFVGNSEVIKKAYSLADKVAKTDANVLILGENGTGKFVLSHHIHLQSERKNSPFIHVDLGSLNSNIFESELFGYVQGAFTDAKTDTPGRFEMAQNGTIFLDEIGNVPLHLQSKLLQVIQTKTVTRLGESKVRPLNVRIITATNLNLKQEVTDKNFREDLYYRINTMEIVLPPLRERNEDKIPLAEYLLQKMIDKYSRDEITFYEKALEQIAKHAWNGNIREMENRIERAVILCENNLITVSDLDLEQITAYEDNQDDMQLSAVEKTAIEKILFKNNNNISKTAEELGLSRASLYRRLEKYNISTD
- a CDS encoding sugar porter family MFS transporter, which codes for MSKYNSSYLLFIALVSAMGGLLFGYDWVVIGGAKPFYEVFFNITNSPSMQGWVMGSAILGCLLGVMISGSLSDKYGRKPLMIVASLFFTLAATGTGMVDTIEWFIVWRVVGGVGIGIASNLSPMYIAEIAPAESRGKFVSINQLTVVIGILAAQIVNWLIADPIVGGQDILNSWNGQWGWRYMFWAGAVPSVAFFALILVIPESPRWLASQYKYDKAASIFSKIGGSAFALEQIEQLKSRVGVVKEKVNYKMLFDGKMPKILLLGIVIAAFQQWCGINVIFNYAQEIFSAAGYGVSDILFNIVITGLTNVIFTFVGMYFVDRLGRRTLMLFGSIGLASIYALLGACYYFEVTGIAVLSLVIAAISCYAMTLAPITWVVLSEIFPTKIRAMAMAVSTFSLWTACFILTYTFPLLNSSLGSYGTFWLYGFVCLLGYLFLRAYLPETKGKSLEEIENELTK
- a CDS encoding DUF5107 domain-containing protein — encoded protein: MKNIILDVNQSNIINEDLLSGQSINENVQDEKITAYLIQSTVNEDGVVRVWEEDVLLPTYQIGEEEKNPIFLEKRVYQGSSGAVYPYPVVEKLSDEKFDKSYHALFLENKYIKIMILPELGGRVHMAYDKVKQRHFVYYNQVIKPALVGLTGPWISGGIEFNWPQHHRPSTFLPTDYSIEENEDGSKTIWCNEVERMFRTKGMQGFTLHPDKAYIEIKVKIYNRTAFPQTFLWWANPAVVVNDGYKSVFPPDVNAVFDHGKRDVSKFPIATGEYYKQDYSAGVDISKYKNIPVPTSYMAVQSKYNFVGGYEDNVQAGLLHVANHHVSPGKKQWTWGNGDFGLAWDRNLTDKDGPYIELMTGVFTDNQPDFSWLQAYEEKSWVQYFMPYAEVGYVKNATKDAIINIEVEGNDADLVLYTTSLYENLKIELKNKENTVLFQDEITISPVNPYKKRVLIGDIKSENLVFTVYTSNGKILVQYQEEKAEIKPVPDPAKAALDPKDIASMEQLYLTGLHLEQYRHATYNPLDYYLEALSRDSRDVRCNNAVGLLMLRRGQFEKAEAYFKTAVEVLTERNPNPIDGEPLYNLGYCLKLQGKFDDAYNSLFKSTWNAAWQDAGFYALAQIDSIKGEWTEALERVESSLIRNWHNHKARQLKASILRKLNRNQEALSWIEDSIKIDRFNMGCRFEKYLITNEQSVLDEMNTIMRQWPHGYIEYALDFAGAGLFEEASQLLQESIQDSDEVYPMVYYALGYFASMEGNTNEAIEWYKKASLQSPEKCFPNRIEEVTILQDAIKLNPKDAKAPYYLGNFWYAFRQYEDAVKCWELSHSIDDKFPTLLRNLALAYFNKTNDKIKAQEMLEKAFALDTTDSRIFMELDQLYKKIGKSPEFRLEVLNQYPNLVEERDDLCIERITLYNQTGKYSIAKELISKRKFHPWEGGEGKVTGQYTLCRVELAKIAISENRFAEAVQLLKETEFYPHNLGEGKLKNAEENEVFYYKGLAYKGLGDLENANANFIQATLGSSEPVQAFFYNDQQPDKIFYQGLAWRELGDDDKARSRFNKLLAHGEKYLFEKSRIDYFAVSLPDLAIWDDDLNIRNQVHCYYVMALGHSGLGNEFESEIYYQKVKQLDSNKQTFRK
- a CDS encoding PAS domain-containing sensor histidine kinase, which gives rise to MHKSLKIYQLLFLRLIIILSGTGISIFFFQKGLVFTAVFCLIIIFLLIIEMYFYVQNAFLLYDRTITSILQNDFTSDFSKHKSYQNYSSLFKLYETLKSKENEQVSKEIVYRSILNNIETGIIILQKEETDWSIFLMNDYFSKHFDVPKVSKWQYLKNHLPSLCEIIEEQNFQEIKTSLEIRVNQQDTQTFVMQTSRSEIYNRDYFIVLLDSIQNVIEKKEKEAWVNLMKVISHELLNSITPIRSLSQNLQDLVQQETISAEDLDDMKSSVATMLRRSDHLQQFVESYRKLAMLPSPKKEIVELSKWIENSLQIMAPLFKKEQIEVINKIAFDRRLNIDPQQMEQVLINLLTNCIYTLKEMLNKQIIISAEVKEKRVFVMITDNGKGIEKEIESKIFLPFFTTRKEGAGIGLTLSKNIAEAHGGYLAYRNDDEKTTFVICMVDS
- a CDS encoding glycoside hydrolase family 2 protein produces the protein MKIKHIITAVLLLVLLSSWNSGDKLVMNIAGDWTVQLDSTDIGLKNGWQNMAFKQLMKLPGTTDDAGLGVANKLKPSLEKLQMSHLTRKNSYLGAAWYTREITVPDNWKGKEFILKLERVIWQTKVWIDGKEVETEQNSLIAPHYFDLSKYLTAGKTHRITIRLDNRKQFDISVDNMAHAYTNETQIIWNGIIGKMEIEAFDAIRIANLQVKPDVSAGKAKLEFRLNNNTTKSAKGVLTITAVNKKSKIAVEAFQKEIQIKAGESVVAVDYDMGKDVKLWSEFSPELYELKAELKAEKNQSQISADFGMRSFSKKGSVLTINDQPVFLRGTLECDIFPLTGHAPMDKEGWRKVFGTAKNWGLNHLRFHSWCPPEAAFEVADEMGFYLQVELPVWTLKIGEDQKTTDFLYAEAQRMIDEYGNHPSFCMWSMGNELQGDMTVLTKLMNSLKAKDSRHLYTTTSFTFEKEHGVWPETEDDFFITQWTKKGWVRGQGVFNSESPTFNKDYVASVEGMTVPLITHEIGQYAVYPKIDEISKYTGVLDPINFKSVKEDLERKGLISKAADYTKASGKLAVILYKEEIERALKTAGISGFQLLDLHDFPGQGTALVGLLDAFWDSKGLISAEEFRQFSAPVVPLMRFSKATYTNNESFTASLDVSNYSDISLNNQEIEWSISDDNSVIASGSTKATIAIGYNHKILDLNESLQKITKASKLTIKVNLKGTSYRNQWNIWVYPQKQTIDYGKVVYTRSLDEAYKLLSAGKKVLLNPDWKKIKGIEGKFVPVFWSPVHFPKQAGTMGVLCNPSHKALADFPTDMNTDWQWWDLNVNSTTIITDGIVGGNPIVEMVDNFANNRKLASLFEGSVGSGKLVIASFDLCNDLDKRSVAKQMLISILNYMNSASFNPEAIKNPEILKSILADQKEKGKEAATSIY